Proteins co-encoded in one Brassica rapa cultivar Chiifu-401-42 chromosome A02, CAAS_Brap_v3.01, whole genome shotgun sequence genomic window:
- the LOC103851004 gene encoding proline-rich extensin-like protein EPR1 isoform X2, producing the protein MEITTTFSVWFILMTLLGISINGGLSQGQQHLMKKTRSVAVVVGTVYCDTCFNSAFSKSPNHLISGAVVAVECIDENSNPSFRQEVKTDEHGEFKANLPFSVSKHVKKIKRCSVKLLSSSQPYCSIAASATSSSLKRLRSSKHGENTRVFSAGFFTFKPENQPEICSQKPINLRGSKPLFPDPTFPPPIQDPVPDNPLPILPILPPLPDLLPTLPPLLPGPSQKSASLHHKKDSYLEDKKTKVLKPDSVLPPNPVKALLPPNPLNPPSIIPPNPVTPLLPPIPLVSSPPSLPPLKSLPPVPVITPPSQPSPSFSVSLPPIFIGIPPASSSFSSHPQP; encoded by the exons ATGGAGATAACAACGaccttctcggtttggtttattCTTATGACTCTCTTAGGAATCTCTATAAATGGAGGTTTGTCTCAAGGACAACAACATCTTATGAAGAAGACACGTTCTGTTGCGGTTGTGGTCGGAACTGTCTACTGTGACACTTGTTTCAACAGCGCCTTTTCGAAATCACCCAACCACTTGATCTCag GTGCTGTAGTTGCAGTGGAATGTATCGACGAGAACTCAAACCCGAGTTTCAGACAAGAAGTGAAAACAGACGAGCACGGCGAATTCAAAGCTAATCTACCGTTCTCCGTGAGCAAACATGTGAAGAAGATCAAGAGATGCTCCGTGAAGTTGCTAAGCAGCTCACAGCCTTACTGTTCTATAGCAGCTTCCGCAACTTCATCTTCTCTCAAACGCCTTAGATCGAGCAAACACGGAGAAAATACTCGAGTCTTCTCAGCAGGGTTCTTCACTTTCAAACCTGAGAACCAACCAGAGATATGTAGTCAAAAACCTATCAATCTCCGTGGATCCAAACCTCTTTTTCCGGATCCTACTTTCCCTCCACCGATCCAAGACCCGGTTCCGGATAATCCTCTTCCTATTCTCCCAATCCTTCCTCCTCTTCCGGACTTGCTTCCAAcacttcctcctcttcttccagGACCATCGCAAAAATCAGCTTCCTTGCATCACAAGAAAGACAGTTACTTGGAAGACAAGAAAACCAAAGTACTAAAACCTGATTCCGTCTTACCTCCAAACCCGGTTAAGGCTCTCCTTCCTCCAAATCCGCTAAACCCGCCATCTATCATCCCTCCAAACCCGGTTACGCCTCTCCTCCCTCCAATCCCTCTAGTTTCTTCTCCCCCAAGTCTTCCACCGCTAAAGTCTCTTCCACCTGTTCCGGTCATAACTCCGCCTTCACAACCGTCACCTTCTTTCTCAGTTTCTCTCCCTCCCATCTTCATTGGAATCCCTCCGGCTTCATCTTCCTTCTCTAGTCACCCTCAACCCTAG
- the LOC103851004 gene encoding proline-rich extensin-like protein EPR1 isoform X1: protein MEITTTFSVWFILMTLLGISINGGLSQGQQHLMKKTRSVAVVVGTVYCDTCFNSAFSKSPNHLISDLYTGAVVAVECIDENSNPSFRQEVKTDEHGEFKANLPFSVSKHVKKIKRCSVKLLSSSQPYCSIAASATSSSLKRLRSSKHGENTRVFSAGFFTFKPENQPEICSQKPINLRGSKPLFPDPTFPPPIQDPVPDNPLPILPILPPLPDLLPTLPPLLPGPSQKSASLHHKKDSYLEDKKTKVLKPDSVLPPNPVKALLPPNPLNPPSIIPPNPVTPLLPPIPLVSSPPSLPPLKSLPPVPVITPPSQPSPSFSVSLPPIFIGIPPASSSFSSHPQP, encoded by the exons ATGGAGATAACAACGaccttctcggtttggtttattCTTATGACTCTCTTAGGAATCTCTATAAATGGAGGTTTGTCTCAAGGACAACAACATCTTATGAAGAAGACACGTTCTGTTGCGGTTGTGGTCGGAACTGTCTACTGTGACACTTGTTTCAACAGCGCCTTTTCGAAATCACCCAACCACTTGATCTCag ATCTTTACACAGGTGCTGTAGTTGCAGTGGAATGTATCGACGAGAACTCAAACCCGAGTTTCAGACAAGAAGTGAAAACAGACGAGCACGGCGAATTCAAAGCTAATCTACCGTTCTCCGTGAGCAAACATGTGAAGAAGATCAAGAGATGCTCCGTGAAGTTGCTAAGCAGCTCACAGCCTTACTGTTCTATAGCAGCTTCCGCAACTTCATCTTCTCTCAAACGCCTTAGATCGAGCAAACACGGAGAAAATACTCGAGTCTTCTCAGCAGGGTTCTTCACTTTCAAACCTGAGAACCAACCAGAGATATGTAGTCAAAAACCTATCAATCTCCGTGGATCCAAACCTCTTTTTCCGGATCCTACTTTCCCTCCACCGATCCAAGACCCGGTTCCGGATAATCCTCTTCCTATTCTCCCAATCCTTCCTCCTCTTCCGGACTTGCTTCCAAcacttcctcctcttcttccagGACCATCGCAAAAATCAGCTTCCTTGCATCACAAGAAAGACAGTTACTTGGAAGACAAGAAAACCAAAGTACTAAAACCTGATTCCGTCTTACCTCCAAACCCGGTTAAGGCTCTCCTTCCTCCAAATCCGCTAAACCCGCCATCTATCATCCCTCCAAACCCGGTTACGCCTCTCCTCCCTCCAATCCCTCTAGTTTCTTCTCCCCCAAGTCTTCCACCGCTAAAGTCTCTTCCACCTGTTCCGGTCATAACTCCGCCTTCACAACCGTCACCTTCTTTCTCAGTTTCTCTCCCTCCCATCTTCATTGGAATCCCTCCGGCTTCATCTTCCTTCTCTAGTCACCCTCAACCCTAG
- the LOC103851005 gene encoding uncharacterized protein LOC103851005 isoform X2: MAKLFGYPINVKAEEEDDDGGSSIAAEFYRSGNQPDYEAIRETNPYIRFLESISDPGSVSMESEPDRHHSFIDFFGRESYVGSNQRLSTSRAFDIWGIQDMEEEEVELGLRIGSGSGSDHSGELGLQVTRSFEIDTRMIEIGSSRVEIGSGRVEIGSGRVEINTGRVGNNTGRVEIGTGLVEIGTGLLVGHVEPQNEITWVVPEPVEPQEEVGGVSLSQEPMEEYNQEWHGGLFDGFFEESVDLVMEDFFDTLFPDIDVYAANNRDYEDVIARTFHESGTKGSPPASKRMVDELPDVGITSEELSIGCAICKDEIVVEEKVKRLPCRHYYHKECIVPWLGIRNTCPVCRYELPTDDLEYERNKRSRRGLGRDLMSE; encoded by the exons ATGGCGAAACTCTTCGGCTACCCAATCAACGTGAAagcagaggaagaagacgacgacGGTGGTAGCTCAATCGCCGCAGAGTTTTACCGATCTGGTAACCAGCCGGACTACGAAGCTATAAGGGAAACCAATCCGTACATCCGTTTCCTGGAGTCGATTTCAGATCCCGGATCGGTTTCGATGGAATCAGAACCCGATCGGCATCACTCCTTCATCGATTTCTTCGGTCGAGAGTCGTACGTAGGCTCGAATCAGAGGCTAAGCACTTCGCGTGCTTTCGATATCTGGGGGATTCAAGacatggaggaggaggaggtagAATTAGGGCTCCGAATCGGGTCCGGATCCGGGTCGGATCATTCAGGCGAGTTAGGGCTTCAAGTTACCAGGAGTTTTGAAATCGATACGCGTATGATCGAAATCGGGTCGAGTCGGGTCGAaatcgggtcgggtcgggtcgaGATTGGTTCGGGTCGGGTCGAAATTAATACGGGTCGGGTCGGAAATAATACGGGTCGGGTCGAAATTGGTACGGGTCTGGTCGAAATTGGTACGGGTC TCTTGGTTGGTCACGTGGAGCCGCAGAACGAGATCACGTGGGTTGTTCCGGAACCTGTCGAACCCCAAGAAGAAGTAGGAGGAGTAAGCTTATCTCAAGAGCCCATGGAGGAATATAATCAAGAATGGCATGGTGGTTTATTTGATGGGTTCTTTGAAGAATCTGTAGATTTAGTGATGGAGGATTTTTTCGACACCCTTTTTCCGGATATAGATGTATACGCTGCGAACAACAGAGACTACGAGGATGTTATAGCACGAACGTTCCATGAGTCTGGAACCAAAGGAAGTCCACCAGCTTCCAAGAGGATGGTGGATGAGCTTCCTGATGTGGGAATCACCTCTGAAGAGTTGAGCATTGGCTGCGCGATCTGCAAAGATGAGATTGTGGTGGAGGAGAAAGTTAAGAGGCTTCCTTGTAGGCATTACTATCATAAAGAGTGCATTGTGCCTTGGTTAGGGATAAGGAATACATGTCCGGTTTGTCGGTATGAGCTGCCTACTGATGATCTTGAGTACGAAAGGAATAAGAGATCACGAAGGGGTTTGGGGAGAGACTTGATGTCAGAGTAG
- the LOC103851005 gene encoding E3 ubiquitin-protein ligase RNF12 isoform X1, with amino-acid sequence MAKLFGYPINVKAEEEDDDGGSSIAAEFYRSGNQPDYEAIRETNPYIRFLESISDPGSVSMESEPDRHHSFIDFFGRESYVGSNQRLSTSRAFDIWGIQDMEEEEVELGLRIGSGSGSDHSGELGLQVTRSFEIDTRMIEIGSSRVEIGSGRVEIGSGRVEINTGRVGNNTGRVEIGTGLVEIGTGLVEIGTGLVEIGTGLVEIGTGIAFVGDDILVGHVEPQNEITWVVPEPVEPQEEVGGVSLSQEPMEEYNQEWHGGLFDGFFEESVDLVMEDFFDTLFPDIDVYAANNRDYEDVIARTFHESGTKGSPPASKRMVDELPDVGITSEELSIGCAICKDEIVVEEKVKRLPCRHYYHKECIVPWLGIRNTCPVCRYELPTDDLEYERNKRSRRGLGRDLMSE; translated from the coding sequence ATGGCGAAACTCTTCGGCTACCCAATCAACGTGAAagcagaggaagaagacgacgacGGTGGTAGCTCAATCGCCGCAGAGTTTTACCGATCTGGTAACCAGCCGGACTACGAAGCTATAAGGGAAACCAATCCGTACATCCGTTTCCTGGAGTCGATTTCAGATCCCGGATCGGTTTCGATGGAATCAGAACCCGATCGGCATCACTCCTTCATCGATTTCTTCGGTCGAGAGTCGTACGTAGGCTCGAATCAGAGGCTAAGCACTTCGCGTGCTTTCGATATCTGGGGGATTCAAGacatggaggaggaggaggtagAATTAGGGCTCCGAATCGGGTCCGGATCCGGGTCGGATCATTCAGGCGAGTTAGGGCTTCAAGTTACCAGGAGTTTTGAAATCGATACGCGTATGATCGAAATCGGGTCGAGTCGGGTCGAaatcgggtcgggtcgggtcgaGATTGGTTCGGGTCGGGTCGAAATTAATACGGGTCGGGTCGGAAATAATACGGGTCGGGTCGAAATTGGTACGGGTCTGGTCGAAATTGGTACGGGTCTGGTAGAAATTGGTACGGGTCTGGTAGAAATTGGTACGGGTCTGGTAGAAATTGGTACGGGTATTGCTTTTGTTGGGGACGATATCTTGGTTGGTCACGTGGAGCCGCAGAACGAGATCACGTGGGTTGTTCCGGAACCTGTCGAACCCCAAGAAGAAGTAGGAGGAGTAAGCTTATCTCAAGAGCCCATGGAGGAATATAATCAAGAATGGCATGGTGGTTTATTTGATGGGTTCTTTGAAGAATCTGTAGATTTAGTGATGGAGGATTTTTTCGACACCCTTTTTCCGGATATAGATGTATACGCTGCGAACAACAGAGACTACGAGGATGTTATAGCACGAACGTTCCATGAGTCTGGAACCAAAGGAAGTCCACCAGCTTCCAAGAGGATGGTGGATGAGCTTCCTGATGTGGGAATCACCTCTGAAGAGTTGAGCATTGGCTGCGCGATCTGCAAAGATGAGATTGTGGTGGAGGAGAAAGTTAAGAGGCTTCCTTGTAGGCATTACTATCATAAAGAGTGCATTGTGCCTTGGTTAGGGATAAGGAATACATGTCCGGTTTGTCGGTATGAGCTGCCTACTGATGATCTTGAGTACGAAAGGAATAAGAGATCACGAAGGGGTTTGGGGAGAGACTTGATGTCAGAGTAG